The sequence below is a genomic window from Granulicatella elegans.
AACTTCAAAGTTGTAAAAGATTTTGTACGAAAAGTAAATGAACGTGCGTTAGGTTCTAATGTGTTAGAAGCCTTATCTCCAGCACAACAAGTTGTAAAAATTGTTAATGAAGAATTAACAGAATTAATGGGGGGAGAACAAGCTCCATTCCAATTTTCACCTAAACCACCTACTGTCGTGATGATGGTCGGTTTACAAGGGGCAGGTAAAACAACTACTGCTGGTAAATTAGCTTCATTTTTAGCAAAACATGAAAACAAACGTCCATTATTAGTAGCAGCCGACGTCTATCGTCCAGCCGCTATTGATCAATTACAAACGTTAGGAAAACAATTAAATTATCCAGTATTTTCATTAGGAACAGATGTCAATCCAGTTGAGATTGCAAAACAAGCGATTGAACGTGCGACAATTGAAGGTCGTGACTTAGTCATTATTGATACGGCAGGTCGTTTACATATCGATGAAGCGTTAATGGAAGAATTACAAAATATTAAAGCTGTTGCGAATCCAAATGAAATCTTATTAGTGGTCGATGCAATGACAGGGCAAGATGCTGTAAATGTTGCTGAAACATTTAATGAGCGCTTAGATATTACAGGGGTTATTTTAACAAAATTAGATGGGGACACTCGTGGTGGTGCAGCTCTGTCGATTCGTTCTGTAACAGGAAAATCAATTAAATTTTCTGGACGTGGAGAAAAATTAGAAGATTTTGAAATTTTCTATCCTGAACGTATGGCTTCTCGTATTCTTGGTATGGGCGATATCATGACTTTAATTGAAAAAGCTCAACAAGATTTTGATGAAGCAAAAGCTCAAGAAATGGCGGATAAAATTAAAGCTAATACATTTGACTTTAATGATTTTATCGACCAATTAGATCAAGTGAATAAAATGGGACCACTGGAAGATATCTTAAAGATGATTCCAGGATTAAATAAAATTCCAGGATTAAATGATTTAAAAGTGGATCCAAAAGATACAGCACGTATGAAAGCTATTGTCTTATCAATGACGCCAGCAGAACGTGAAAATCCAGATATTTTATCTCAAGCAAGACGTAAAAGAATTGCAGCAGGTTCAGCTCGTCCATTGGCAGAAGTAAACCGTTTGATTAAACAATTTAATGAATCGAAAAAAATGATGAATCAAATGTCAAATGGAAATATGCAAGCGATGGAATCGATGATGGGACAATTAGGCATGGGTGGAGGCCGTAATAAATTAGGTCAAATTGCTATGCAACAATATGCTCGTCGTCAAAAACAAAATAAATTGAAAAAATTAAAGAAAAAACGTTAATTAATAGAAGGAGAGTTTGCAATGTCAAAACAAGTATTATTCATTAATGGTTCATTGAGAAAAGAATCTTTTAACCAAACTATTATTGATTATGTACAAGAAAAGTTAGTTGAAAAAGGCTATCAAACAAAACAAATTAGTTTTAAAGATGTACCATTTTTCAGTCAAGATATTGAATTCTCAGCTCCTGCTATCGTAGAAGAGTATCGTGGAGATTTTGAAGCATCTCAAGCTGTTTGGATTGTATCTCCTGAGTATAACGGAAGTTTACCAGGAAGTTTAAAAAATGGTTTAGACTGGATGGCTCGTTCATTAGATATTACTTCTTATGCGCCACCTGCTTATATTGATAGCAAATTAATTGCATTCAGTAGTGCAGCAGGACATTCTGGTGGAGCAAATGTTTTACGTGCTTTAACAGAATTAGCTACTAAAATGCGTATGAATCCACTAGAAAAAACAGTGGGACTTCATATTGGAGCAGGATTCCAAACAGGAGTTTTAACTCTATCAGATGAAGATAAATCTGAATTAGAGAAACAAGTGGAATTATTAGTAGCAGCATTAGAAAAATAATAGATGAATCGATTGGACCAGGCTTTTGTCTGGTCTTTTTTCTTAGTTTTCAGTGGCTTTTTAAGAATGAAATATGGTAAGATATTTGGCTATGGATTTTTAGTGAAATGTATAGCAATAATTTGAAAGGATGTAACATGAATGAATAATGAAAAATGGCATGTATTACCAGCAGTAATTGCCACAGCAATTATGAGTTTCTGTGGTGTATTAATTGAAACGGCAATGAATGTAACATTTCCGACATTAATGCAAGAATTTCAGACAACTTCATCTGGAATTCAATGGGTTACAACAGGTTATTTATTAGCCATTGCGATGGTTGTTCCTATTTCTGCGTATTTAGTACGTAATTTTACAACAAGACAATTATTTTTAGCTTCGAATTTAATTTTTATTATAGGGGTTTTAATCAATTGTATTTCTCCCAATTTAATCATGCTATTATTTGGAAGATTTTTACAAGGGGTTGGTACGGGAATTGCGTTACCATTAATGTTCCATATTGTATTAACTCAAGTACCAATTGAACAGCATGGTACGGTCATTGGATTAGGTTCTATGACAACTGCTTTAGCACCACCTATTGGACCAACTTTTGGTGGATTAGTTTCAGCAGCTTTAGGATGGAGATTTATTTATTGGATTTTAATTCCATGTTTAGTCATTTCTTTAGTGATTGGTTTATGGGCGATTCCAAAAGAGAAAAGTATTCAAAAATCACCATTTAATCTGCTAGCATTTTTCTTCTTAGCGAATTGTTTAGCTAGTTTATTAATGGCAATTGAACATTTATCTCTTGTATGGCTATTAAGTTCAGTAGTAACGGGTGGATTATTTGAATATTTCAATCGTAAAAATGCTTTATTATCTTTTGCACCATTTAAAAATCATACCTTTAATGGAATGTTATATGTAGTGTTAGCTTTCCAAGCAACAGTATTAGGGTTATCATTTGTTTATCCGAATTACTTACAATTAAGTTTGGATCAAAGTGTGACAACTGCAGGGCTATTTATGTTCCCAGGTGCAGCAATGGTTGCTTTATTGGCTCCTGTTTCAGGTAAATGGTTTGATGTTAAAGGTCCGTTGAAGCCTTTATTAACAGGTTTAATTTTAGCAAGTATTGGTGGAGTATTAATTAGTGTCTTCTTTGAACATTTAGCGATTCTTCCATTATTAGCATTGAATATTATTTTAATGAGCGGAAATGGATTTGTGATGGGGAGTAATGTAACATTTTGTTTAATGCAATTAGACAAGGATGTTCAAGCGGATGGTAATAGTATCGTCAATACTTTACAGCAATTTACTGGGGCTATTTCTACAACAGTCGTGGCAAGAATTTTTTCTGCGAATATGGACCGATTACCATTTGCTGGAAAATATAGTTTAATGTTTATTACAAGTTTAATTTTATTTGCTTTAGTAATTTTTGTTGTTCAATATAAGAAGACAAGAAAGCCTAGTGAAATATAACAACGCACCAATCCTGTTAACGAGAAATCATTAACAGGATTTTTCGTATATAAAATTCAAAAAGATGAGCGTAATTTCCAGTAACAATTTTAGTAGTTTAAATTCCTAAGCAAGTTAGAATGCTTTTGATTCATACTATGATATAATCTTAATATCTTATAAAAATAATATGGATTAAAATTAAGGAGCTGATGATTTGAAAAAGGCAATGGTTATTATTAATCCTACCTCTGGAGGAGAACAAGCATTAAATTATAAAGAAAAAATTGAAAATAAAGCAAAAGAATATTTTGAAGTTGTTGAAACTCGAATTACTGAAAAAGCTATAGATGCAACTCATTTTGCTGAAGAAGCAGCTAAAGAAAAATATGAGGCTGTGATTGTTTTCGGTGGAGATGGCACGGTGAATGAAGTTGTTTCAGGAATTGCTGAAAAAGAATATATTCCAAAATTAGGGATTATCCCTGGAGGAACAGGTAATTTAATTACTAAATTAGTACAAATTGATCAAGATATCGATAAAGCAATTGAAGGATTAGATTTTAATTTAACAAATAAAATTGATATTGGTAAAGCAAATGATCATTATTTTGGTTATATCTTTAGTGTAGGTTCATTACCAGAAGCAATTCATAATGTAGAAATTGAAGATAAAACAAAATTTGGAATGTTTGCATATGCAATTAACACGGTAAAATCTGTTGTTAGAGATGAAGTTTTTAATATTAAAGTTGAAACTGAAAATGGTAACTATGAAGGAGAAGCTAGTCAAGTATTAGTGTTATTATCGAACTATTTCTCTGATAAAAAAATATTTGATGAAAATAAAGCAGGTTATGCAAATATTTTAATTTTAAAAGATGCATCTATTTTCTCTAAATTATCATTAATTCCTGATTTATTAAAAGGGGATGTGGTAGAAAATGATAGTATTGAATATATTAAAGCAAAAACTATTAAAATTTCTTCTGACATTGAAATTGAATCAGATATCGATGGAGATCAAGCAGATGATTTACCAGTTGAAATTAAAGTATTAGGAAATCATATTGAAATCTATTCATATCCAATTGAAGAAGAATAGATAAATACTTATTCTTCTTAAAAGATTAGTTTTATTGAATCGAATGAAGTATTAGAATGATTGTTTTACGTATATAAAATTCAAAAAGAAAAAATTTTCTTTGTAGCTAAAGTAAAAAAATCCATCTTTTATGATGGATTTTTTTACAGGCAAAGGTGGCTGCTGGCGGCCTAGCTTACAAAGGGAATTTTTTCTTTTTGAATTTTATAAGAGAGATACATTTACGCTTCTAATTTAAAATAATTCATCAAGTAATGAGCTAATCCATCTTGATCATGTGGTAATGGGGTAATGTCATCAGCAATTGCTTTTAGGCTATCAATGGCATTATTCATTGCAACACCGTGCCCAGCAAATTCAATCATTTCTAAATCATTATCTTCATCTCCAAAAGCTAAAACATCTTCTGTAGGTATTCCATAATAACGAGATAAATGTTGAATACCAGTAGACTTATCGATGCCATAAGTTACAATTTCTAGGCAAGGCATATCGCCTCCCCAAGTACGCACATCAATCGTGTGACCATAACGTTGCTTAATTTTTTCTTTAATGAATGGTTGCTTTTCAATACTAGAAAAAACGGTAATAGCCGTTGGCTTTTCTAGTAACGGAGTATCTTTTTGTAATAAGATAGGTTGTTGATCTTTTGGATAGTAAGGGGAATCGGGAATATTTTCAATTGTAGCATATAAATGATGTTTTCCTTCAACCATGAAATAATCACATTCTAATTCTTTATGAAATTCCAACATATCAAAAACGATTTCTTCATCTAATGTTACGTGAAATTCTCCTTGCCAATTTTCGTCAGTTGGAATATGACATAGGGCACCATTGAAGTTTACTAGCGGCCCGCCTAATCCTAATCCTTCATATAAATGTTTTGAACTTCGATAAGGACGTCCCGTTACAATGGCGATTTTATGTCCAAGCTCTGTTAAGCGATGTAACGTTTGAATAGTAATAGGATTAAATTCAGATTGCCCATTTAAAGTTGTGCCATCTAAATCTAGTGCAATTAATTTTGGTTTCATGATTTCCTCCTAAAGTGATTTATCTAATCGATTTTAATTGACGGCAACTTGTCAATTTAGTTACAATATCTTCGTAAGTATACCATATTTTTTATAAAATATGAAGAAAGAGGTTAGTTATGATTATTATTCAAGAAAAAGTAATTGAAAATATTCCCGTTTTAGAAATTGTTCAAAATGAAAATAAAGATAAAAGGATTCCGACGGTTGTTTGTTATCATGGTTGGACAGGAAGTAAGGAAAACTGTATTCACTACGGAGCAATGCTTGCGAAAAATGGCATGCGTGCCATTTTACCTGATCAACTATATCATGGCGAACGAAAAATATCTGAATTAAATGGCTTTGAATTATGGGAAATTATTGGGCAAAATGTTAAAGAATTTCCAACATTAGTTGGGTCTTATCAAAAAGAAAATTTAGTCGATAATAAAATTGGCGCAATTGGATTTAGTATGGGTGGAATGACCACTTACGCATTATTAAAACATTTTCCATTTTTATACGCTGCAGTTAGTTTAATGGGGAATGCGGATCCGGTTGAATTTGCAAAATGGTCATTGACTTCAACATGGATGAAAGATAAACCAGCAGTAGAATTAACTCCGGATTTAATGGATAAATATGTACCTCTATTACAAGGATTATCATTAGCAGATACACCAGAAAAAATTGCTGGGCGTCCTGTTTTAATTTGGCATGGACTAGAAGATAAAAAAGTTCCTTATGCATTAAATCATGCATTTTATGAAAAGATTAAAGATGAACCGTATGCCAGTCGTGTGAAATGGATTGAAACACCAGAAGTACCACATTTTGTAACGTTTAAAGCCATTGAAGCATCCGTAGAATTTTTGAAAGAATCATTAGTAGAGGAGTAATCGTATGAGTGAAACACCAGAAGCAATGAAAGAAAAAATTTTAGAAGCATTAGAAACAGTGATTGATCCAGAATTAGGAATTGATATTGTAAACTTAGGATTAATTTATGGAGTAGAGTTAAATGAAGAAGGTCATTGCCAAGTAAATTTAACACTAACAACAATGGGATGCCCATTAGCAGATATTATTACAGATGAAATTCATCGTGCATTAAAGGGAATCGAAGAAATCAAAACCATTGATGTCAAATTAGTTTGGTACCCAGCTTGGTCACCAGAAAAAATGTCTCGTTATGCGCGAATTGCATTAGGAATTCGATAGTGAAATAGAAAAAGAAGGCTTAAAATCATGAGTAGATTTTAAGCCTTTTATAGTATGTTAATGAGGGATGTTAATCTTCACCCGGTCTCATTGGTCGTTTATATTTACTTTTTGCTTCTTGACGAATGACCGTTTGAGGACTTTTTCTTCCAGAGTTATACGTTTTAAAAATTTCTTGCATCCGTTGATCATCAAATAGCTCTAAATTTTTATCAACAAAATGCATGGCATCTTGCTGCCAATCTGAATGATAATAATTAAATAATTCTGCTACAGCCATTCTTTTGTCAGTAGCACTTCCTTGGAAGTTTGGATCTGTTATTTCTGCTAAATATTGTTGCATTTTTGCAATTTTTTCTTTATCAAATTCAACCATAAATCTTCGCCTCTTTTCGTTTGTATTGTAACATAATTTGTAAGGCTAAAAAAGGAAAAATTTATCGTTACAATGAGAGAATCCTATCATTTTTCCAAAGGTATGACTGTCAAATTTATGTATATTTTAGTATACTATGTAATTGAGTATGTATATAGAAAAGAGGAGTAAAATGGCGAAGGATATGACATCTGGGAATCCGATGAAATTAATTTCTCGGTTTACGTTACCATTATTAATTGGGAATGTTTTTCAACAATTTTATAATATGGCAGATACTTATTTTGTTGGTAGATATATTGGTGTACAAGCACTTGCAGCCGTTGGTTCAACAGGAAGTATAGTATTTTTTATTATCGGGTTTGCCATTAGTATGACCGCTGGTTTAGCAATTCCTCTTGCCCAAAAATTTGGGGCTAAAGATATGAAAGGAGTAAAAAGAAGTTTCTATGTTTCAACTTTAATTTCTATAGGAGCTTCGATTGTATTGACGACATTCAGTATGCTATTTTGTCGTCAAATATTAGAAATAATGCAAACTCCTCCAGAAATTATTGACTATGCTTATGAATATTTAATGGTAATTTTTGCAGGAATTTTTGCTCAGATTGCTTTTAACTTATTATCGAATATTTTACGGGCAATTGGAGATGCCAATACGCCACTTTATTTCTTAGTTCTTTCATGTATTTTAAATATCTTTTTAGACTATGTATTTATAGTTCATTTTAGTATGGGAGTTGGGGGTTCTGGATTTGCAACAGTAGTCAGTCAATTATTTGCAGCTGTTTGTTGTTATATTTACATTAAAAAGAAAATTCCAATGTTACATATTGAAAGAGAGTCATTACAGTTTTCAAAAGACTTTTTATGGCATCATATAAATATTTCGTTCCCAATGGGATTTCAATCGTCGATTATTGCGATTGGAACGATAACTGTTCAAATCGTTTTAAACCAATTAGGACATGAAGCGGTAGCTGGATATACTGCTGCACAAAAGATTGACCAATTAGGAATATTACCAATGATGTCATTTGGAATTACAATGGCGACTTATTCTGCTCAAAATTATGGAGCAAAATTATATGATCGTATTTGGAAAGGGGTTAGAGACTGTATTAAACTTTCCCTTACATTTAGTTTTTGTGTAGGGTTTATTTTAATCTTATTTAGTCCACATTTTATGAGAATGTTTGTAGGTGTGGGTCATGAATCGGTAGTGGAATATGGCAGACTTTATATTTTAGCCAATTCTATATCTTACGGTATTTTGTCTTTATTATTTATTTATCGTTATACATTACAAGGTGTGGGGAAAACAATGATTCCAACAATTGCAGGAATGATGGAATTAATGATGCGTGTTTTTGCTGCAGTAGTTTTAACAAAAATTTTTGGTTATATTGGATTAACGACTGCCAATCCATTAGCGTGGTTTGGTTCATTAGTTCCATTAGCAATTACTTATTATGCATTTAAAAGAAACTATCAACGTTATAGAAAGTTCAAGGAGGAGTAAGGATGAAATCAGATATTCAAATTGCTCAAGAAGCTGTTATGAAACCAATTCGTGAAATTGCTTCAAGTATTGGCTTAGATGACGAACAAATCGAGTTTTATGGGAAATATAAAGCAAAAATTGATGTGAATCGAATTTCTAAAGAGAAAAAAGGCAAATTAGTGTTAGTTACAGCTATGAGTCCAACTCCTGCCGGAGAAGGAAAATCAACCGTTACGATAGGATTAGCAGATGCTTTCAAAAAATTAGGAAAAAAATCCATTATTGCGCTTCGCGAACCTTCATTAGGACCGGTAATGGGCATTAAAGGAGGAGCTTGCGGTGGAGGCTATGCGCAAGTTATTCCAATGGAAGAAATAAATTTGCATTTTACCGGAGATATGCATGCATTAACTTGTGCCACAAATGCATTAGCAGCATTCATTGATAATCATATTTATCAAGGTAATGAATTACAAATTGATAGTAGAAGAGTCATTTGGAAAAGAGCAGTTG
It includes:
- the ffh gene encoding signal recognition particle protein — protein: MAFEGLSDRLQNAMGSVTKKGKITEADLKQMMREVRLALLEADVNFKVVKDFVRKVNERALGSNVLEALSPAQQVVKIVNEELTELMGGEQAPFQFSPKPPTVVMMVGLQGAGKTTTAGKLASFLAKHENKRPLLVAADVYRPAAIDQLQTLGKQLNYPVFSLGTDVNPVEIAKQAIERATIEGRDLVIIDTAGRLHIDEALMEELQNIKAVANPNEILLVVDAMTGQDAVNVAETFNERLDITGVILTKLDGDTRGGAALSIRSVTGKSIKFSGRGEKLEDFEIFYPERMASRILGMGDIMTLIEKAQQDFDEAKAQEMADKIKANTFDFNDFIDQLDQVNKMGPLEDILKMIPGLNKIPGLNDLKVDPKDTARMKAIVLSMTPAERENPDILSQARRKRIAAGSARPLAEVNRLIKQFNESKKMMNQMSNGNMQAMESMMGQLGMGGGRNKLGQIAMQQYARRQKQNKLKKLKKKR
- a CDS encoding NADPH-dependent FMN reductase, which gives rise to MSKQVLFINGSLRKESFNQTIIDYVQEKLVEKGYQTKQISFKDVPFFSQDIEFSAPAIVEEYRGDFEASQAVWIVSPEYNGSLPGSLKNGLDWMARSLDITSYAPPAYIDSKLIAFSSAAGHSGGANVLRALTELATKMRMNPLEKTVGLHIGAGFQTGVLTLSDEDKSELEKQVELLVAALEK
- a CDS encoding MFS transporter — protein: MNNEKWHVLPAVIATAIMSFCGVLIETAMNVTFPTLMQEFQTTSSGIQWVTTGYLLAIAMVVPISAYLVRNFTTRQLFLASNLIFIIGVLINCISPNLIMLLFGRFLQGVGTGIALPLMFHIVLTQVPIEQHGTVIGLGSMTTALAPPIGPTFGGLVSAALGWRFIYWILIPCLVISLVIGLWAIPKEKSIQKSPFNLLAFFFLANCLASLLMAIEHLSLVWLLSSVVTGGLFEYFNRKNALLSFAPFKNHTFNGMLYVVLAFQATVLGLSFVYPNYLQLSLDQSVTTAGLFMFPGAAMVALLAPVSGKWFDVKGPLKPLLTGLILASIGGVLISVFFEHLAILPLLALNIILMSGNGFVMGSNVTFCLMQLDKDVQADGNSIVNTLQQFTGAISTTVVARIFSANMDRLPFAGKYSLMFITSLILFALVIFVVQYKKTRKPSEI
- a CDS encoding diacylglycerol/lipid kinase family protein, which gives rise to MKKAMVIINPTSGGEQALNYKEKIENKAKEYFEVVETRITEKAIDATHFAEEAAKEKYEAVIVFGGDGTVNEVVSGIAEKEYIPKLGIIPGGTGNLITKLVQIDQDIDKAIEGLDFNLTNKIDIGKANDHYFGYIFSVGSLPEAIHNVEIEDKTKFGMFAYAINTVKSVVRDEVFNIKVETENGNYEGEASQVLVLLSNYFSDKKIFDENKAGYANILILKDASIFSKLSLIPDLLKGDVVENDSIEYIKAKTIKISSDIEIESDIDGDQADDLPVEIKVLGNHIEIYSYPIEEE
- a CDS encoding Cof-type HAD-IIB family hydrolase, coding for MKPKLIALDLDGTTLNGQSEFNPITIQTLHRLTELGHKIAIVTGRPYRSSKHLYEGLGLGGPLVNFNGALCHIPTDENWQGEFHVTLDEEIVFDMLEFHKELECDYFMVEGKHHLYATIENIPDSPYYPKDQQPILLQKDTPLLEKPTAITVFSSIEKQPFIKEKIKQRYGHTIDVRTWGGDMPCLEIVTYGIDKSTGIQHLSRYYGIPTEDVLAFGDEDNDLEMIEFAGHGVAMNNAIDSLKAIADDITPLPHDQDGLAHYLMNYFKLEA
- a CDS encoding alpha/beta fold hydrolase; amino-acid sequence: MIIIQEKVIENIPVLEIVQNENKDKRIPTVVCYHGWTGSKENCIHYGAMLAKNGMRAILPDQLYHGERKISELNGFELWEIIGQNVKEFPTLVGSYQKENLVDNKIGAIGFSMGGMTTYALLKHFPFLYAAVSLMGNADPVEFAKWSLTSTWMKDKPAVELTPDLMDKYVPLLQGLSLADTPEKIAGRPVLIWHGLEDKKVPYALNHAFYEKIKDEPYASRVKWIETPEVPHFVTFKAIEASVEFLKESLVEE
- a CDS encoding metal-sulfur cluster assembly factor; its protein translation is MSETPEAMKEKILEALETVIDPELGIDIVNLGLIYGVELNEEGHCQVNLTLTTMGCPLADIITDEIHRALKGIEEIKTIDVKLVWYPAWSPEKMSRYARIALGIR
- a CDS encoding dTDP-glucose 4,6-dehydratase — protein: MVEFDKEKIAKMQQYLAEITDPNFQGSATDKRMAVAELFNYYHSDWQQDAMHFVDKNLELFDDQRMQEIFKTYNSGRKSPQTVIRQEAKSKYKRPMRPGED
- a CDS encoding MATE family efflux transporter: MAKDMTSGNPMKLISRFTLPLLIGNVFQQFYNMADTYFVGRYIGVQALAAVGSTGSIVFFIIGFAISMTAGLAIPLAQKFGAKDMKGVKRSFYVSTLISIGASIVLTTFSMLFCRQILEIMQTPPEIIDYAYEYLMVIFAGIFAQIAFNLLSNILRAIGDANTPLYFLVLSCILNIFLDYVFIVHFSMGVGGSGFATVVSQLFAAVCCYIYIKKKIPMLHIERESLQFSKDFLWHHINISFPMGFQSSIIAIGTITVQIVLNQLGHEAVAGYTAAQKIDQLGILPMMSFGITMATYSAQNYGAKLYDRIWKGVRDCIKLSLTFSFCVGFILILFSPHFMRMFVGVGHESVVEYGRLYILANSISYGILSLLFIYRYTLQGVGKTMIPTIAGMMELMMRVFAAVVLTKIFGYIGLTTANPLAWFGSLVPLAITYYAFKRNYQRYRKFKEE